One segment of Prionailurus bengalensis isolate Pbe53 chromosome X, Fcat_Pben_1.1_paternal_pri, whole genome shotgun sequence DNA contains the following:
- the LOC122478051 gene encoding ferritin heavy chain-like, translating to MATAPSSQVRQNYHPQCEAAINCQINLELYASYAYLSMAFYFDRADVALGNFSKFFLRQSHDEKKRVEKLMQLQNQRGGRIRLHNIMKPNRDNWESGLKAMECAFHLGKTVNQSLLDLHQLATVKNDAHLCSFLETNCLHEQVKVIKELGGYITSLRKMEALEDGLAEYLFDKLTLGNSDKN from the coding sequence ATGGCCACCGCGCCGTCCTCTCAAGTGCGCCAGAACTACCACCCGCAGTGCGAGGCCGCCATCAACTGCCAGATCAACCTGGAGCTCTACGCCTCCTACGCGTACCTGTCCATGGCTTTCTATTTCGACCGCGCCGACGTGGCCCTGGGGAATTTCTCCAAGTTCTTCCTGCGCCAGTCCCACGACGAGAAGAAGCGTGTCGAGAAGCTGATGCAGCTGCAGAACCAGCGTGGGGGCCGCATCCGCCTCCACAACATCATGAAGCCTAACCGCGACAACTGGGAGAGCGGCCTGAAGGCCATGGAGTGCGCCTTTCATCTGGGGAAGACCGTGAACCAGAGCCTGCTCGACCTGCACCAGCTGGCCACCGTCAAGAACGACGCCCACCTGTGCAGCTTCCTGGAGACCAACTGCCTGCATGAGCAAGTCAAGGTCATCAAAGAGCTGGGGGGCTACATCACCAGCCTGCGCAAGATGGAGGCCCTGGAAGACGGCTTGGCAGAGTACCTCTTTGACAAGCTCACCCTGGGCAACAGCGACAAGAACTGA